The genome window AAGTTATTAAAAATGTCAACAAAGATTATGAAATAGTTTTTTATCAATCTTCTAGACCTGTAGATATTGCTATAAAAGATATGGAATTCCCAGTGTATCAAATTCCTTATAAAAGGATACACGAATTACTTATAGATGCACTTAAATTTAAGTATGGTTTCAGGCCTAAATCGGATGAGAAATATAAATTCCTGAAAGAAATAAAAAGTTCAGATATAGTAGCGAATTTGTTCGGAATAAACTATTCGAGTAACTTTGATAAAGGGAAATACAGTTATGTTAGAGCTATTAAAATGGTTATAGGTAAGTATTCTATAAATTTTATTGCAAAAATGTATGGTATCAAATCAGTAAAATGTACAGCTAGTTATGGGCCTATAACTTCAAAGATGGATATAGTAGGTTCGAAATTTTCTGTAAATAGAATTTTTGATGTTATGGTTGCAAGAGAAAACGAAAGTAAAAAACAAATAGAAAAAGTAAGTAAGAAAGAAATTTCAGTTTCTCCAGATTTAGCAAATGTAATGCCTTATAGTCGTGTTGATAAAGAGGAACAAATAGTTGGTATTTCAATAAGTCACCAGGTAATACGGCAGTGGAACTCTAATGAAAAATATATTGATTGCATAGTGAATCTTGTAGAGCATATCTATTCATTCACAGGTTGTAAGGTTGTATTTATTCCGAATGAAATTTCGATGGATGGTTCCTATAGTGATGTTCATGTAGCAGAACAAATAAAATTTTTGTTGAAAACGGAGAATCTAGTGGACATTCTTGATGTAACTAATATAAGTAGCAAGGAGTTGAAAAATAAGATAGCAGCCTGTGAAGTTGTTGTTGCTAGCAGGTATCATTCTTGTGTGGCGTCTCTTTCTTCGGGGGTACCTGTGCTTGTTGTTGGGTGGCATTATAAATATGAGGAACTTCTTGATTTGTATGGGCAACGTAAATGGTTGATATCCAATGAAAATTGTACGTCAGATAAATTGATTTCGATGTTTAATGAATTTTGGTATAAACGAGAAGAGAATCGAATGATAATAAAAGAGCATTTCCCTTCGGTTAAAGAAAATTTAATAAATGTAGGAAAAGAAATGTTTTGTAAATGAGATAATATTTATGAAGGGGATCGATATTTATGGGTAATAAAAATATTCAATATATTGCAGATAACGCTCTTTGTTCAGCTTGTGGAGGGTGTTATAGCGTTTGCCCAGTAAGCGCGATTTCTTTAGAAGAAAACATTGCTGGTTACAAAGTGGCAAAGATTGATTTTGATAGATGTATTAATTGCGGAAAGTGCTATCAGATATGTCCAAGTGTTATGGCTAATACGCCGAAAATAAATAAATGTGATGTAGATATCTTCCATGGAGAGTGCCTTGGAAGTTATGTAGGATATGCCACAGATAGTAAAATTAGGCAACAGTCACAAAGCGGAGGAATAGTAACAGCCCTCTTATGTTATCTCATAGACTGCCATGTTATCGACGGTGCTGTCGTTAATAAATTTAATAAAAAAACGAAAAGGCCAGAAGCTTTTTTTGAAAAAGAAATAGAAGGGATTAAAGAAAGCTCAGGATCTTATTATTCTCAATCCTCAGTCGTAAATGAAGTGCTAAAACATCAAAATCAAAAAACAGCTGCAGTAATTTTAGGGTGTCAAGGGGAATGTCTTCAATTAATTAGGGAAAAATATCCTGAAATAGTATTGCCTAAATACTTGATTGGATTAGTTTGTGCAGGGCAATATTCGGGGAATTACATAGATCAGCTAATGCAAGAAGCAGGATGTTGTAAACAGGATGTAACTGAATTTAGGTTTAGAGATAAAAGACATGGAGGGTGGCCTGGAAATACAAGAATAACTACTACAAATCAAGAATATGTTTTGAACAAAACAATACGACAAGTGTTAAAACCTGTCTTTGAAGTACATAGATGTTTATTTTGTTTCGACCAAATGAATATTTTTTCTGATATTACAGTGGGGGATCCTTGGGGAATAACAAATAAATCTGTTAAGGAAGGGAACTCTATAATTATTGCTAGAACAAAGAAAGGGAAATCTCTTATTGAAGCTGCTTTTAGAGATGGCATAATTAATGTTGAGAACTTGCCTGTTGAAAATATTATTAAAGGACAAACTGTAAATGATAGGTTAAAGACGCAATTTTTTACTGTTATGGAAATTTCACAACAAAAAGACTTGATGCCTCCTTTTAATGTAGAAAATTTAAAAAATATTTCTTCTTATGAAAAAGCGTCAAAGGAAAAATATAAAGAAATAGAATTACGCTTAAGACATAGTAAAGAAATATATTTAGAAAGTAGCCGTGAACGTTATATCAAAGTCATTACCAGCGCAAGCAGGAAAGCAATATATAGAATGAAAATTCAAAAAATAATCAATTTCCCTAAGAAATGCCTCAGATATGCATTAAGAAAGCTTAAAATAAGGTACAAATAGGGATGCCTGCGCATGGCTTCTTTTGTTAAATGGTTCTAAAAATTTTTATAGACAAATATTATGCAAAGGTTAGCTTGAAGCATTTATGTGGGAGAAAGGGAGTTATTTTAATATGAATTATCAGGTATGTAATAGATGCGTTATGGACAATATTACTGATAATACTATATATTTTGATGAAAAAGGCTATTGTAATTATTGTAATGAAGCTTTTCGGGCTAAGGATAAAGTATATTTCCCTGGAGAAGAGGGACAAACATACTTCGATCATATGATGCTTAAAATAAAAAAAGAAGGACAAGGTCTGAAATATGATTGCATTATGGGATTCTCTGGGGGGTTAGATTCTTCATATCTTGCTTACTTGGCATCTAAGTATAAGTTGCGTATTTTAGCAATACACGTTGATGATGGTTTTAATTCACCTGTGGCAATAGATAATATAAAAAAATTATCGGAAGCATGTAGTATTGATGTTGTTGTAGAAAAACCTGATAGAGAACAATTTTGTAATCTGACAGCGGCCTTTATACGTGCAGGTGTCCCTAATATTGCTATTCCCCAAGATAATCTTATTTTGAGTTATTTACACAAATATGCGAAAAAAAATAAAATAAGATATTTTCTTTCTGGAGGTAATTTTTCATTAGAGTGTATTTTACAAAAGGGAAATACACATTCTGCTTTGGATAAAATACACATCATTGATATTAATAAGAGATTTGGTAACGCCTCTATAGATAAATTACAACTTATTTCTAGTTTTGAACGTAAGATTAGTAATAAAGTTTTATTTAATATACAAGAAGAGAGACCTCTTAATTATATTCTCTACCAGAAAGAAAAAGCTATATCAGAACTTAAGGCGTTTTGTGACTTTAATTACTATGGTGGCAAACATTACGAATCGATATTGACAAAATTTATTCAAGT of Aminobacterium sp. MB27-C1 contains these proteins:
- a CDS encoding polysaccharide pyruvyl transferase family protein; translation: MTKILMYGVMPENNFGGPSLMHGAREVIKNVNKDYEIVFYQSSRPVDIAIKDMEFPVYQIPYKRIHELLIDALKFKYGFRPKSDEKYKFLKEIKSSDIVANLFGINYSSNFDKGKYSYVRAIKMVIGKYSINFIAKMYGIKSVKCTASYGPITSKMDIVGSKFSVNRIFDVMVARENESKKQIEKVSKKEISVSPDLANVMPYSRVDKEEQIVGISISHQVIRQWNSNEKYIDCIVNLVEHIYSFTGCKVVFIPNEISMDGSYSDVHVAEQIKFLLKTENLVDILDVTNISSKELKNKIAACEVVVASRYHSCVASLSSGVPVLVVGWHYKYEELLDLYGQRKWLISNENCTSDKLISMFNEFWYKREENRMIIKEHFPSVKENLINVGKEMFCK
- a CDS encoding Coenzyme F420 hydrogenase/dehydrogenase, beta subunit C-terminal domain, translating into MGNKNIQYIADNALCSACGGCYSVCPVSAISLEENIAGYKVAKIDFDRCINCGKCYQICPSVMANTPKINKCDVDIFHGECLGSYVGYATDSKIRQQSQSGGIVTALLCYLIDCHVIDGAVVNKFNKKTKRPEAFFEKEIEGIKESSGSYYSQSSVVNEVLKHQNQKTAAVILGCQGECLQLIREKYPEIVLPKYLIGLVCAGQYSGNYIDQLMQEAGCCKQDVTEFRFRDKRHGGWPGNTRITTTNQEYVLNKTIRQVLKPVFEVHRCLFCFDQMNIFSDITVGDPWGITNKSVKEGNSIIIARTKKGKSLIEAAFRDGIINVENLPVENIIKGQTVNDRLKTQFFTVMEISQQKDLMPPFNVENLKNISSYEKASKEKYKEIELRLRHSKEIYLESSRERYIKVITSASRKAIYRMKIQKIINFPKKCLRYALRKLKIRYK
- a CDS encoding N-acetyl sugar amidotransferase, whose translation is MNYQVCNRCVMDNITDNTIYFDEKGYCNYCNEAFRAKDKVYFPGEEGQTYFDHMMLKIKKEGQGLKYDCIMGFSGGLDSSYLAYLASKYKLRILAIHVDDGFNSPVAIDNIKKLSEACSIDVVVEKPDREQFCNLTAAFIRAGVPNIAIPQDNLILSYLHKYAKKNKIRYFLSGGNFSLECILQKGNTHSALDKIHIIDINKRFGNASIDKLQLISSFERKISNKVLFNIQEERPLNYILYQKEKAISELKAFCDFNYYGGKHYESILTKFIQVYYLPKKFKVDKRKSHFSSLIVSGQMTRDHALAELKKPLYDEFEMEKDLEYILDCLNISKGEFYSIMSEVPHKHDEYKISPWIHISRLNRKIRGY